In Bacillus sp. NP247, one DNA window encodes the following:
- the hutH gene encoding histidine ammonia-lyase yields the protein MITLTGHTLTVEEMKRLLLEGEGVTACPTSMQKVAECREVVEKIVEDGKVVYGITTGFGKFSDVLIQKDDVKALQHNLIQSHACGIGDPFPEEVSRGMLILRANTMLKGVSGVRPLVVNMLLEFVNRKIHPVVPQQGSLGASGDLAPLSHLALVLLGEGEVFYKGKRVHAMVALTEEGLEPIELEAKEGLALINGTQAMTAQGVLSYIEAEATAYQSELIASMTIEGLRGIIDAFDENVHKARGYKEQVEVASRIRDILHDSKLITKQGELRVQDAYSLRCIPQVHGASWQVLNYVKEKLEIEMNAATDNPLIFDGGEKVISGGNFHGQPIAFAMDFLKVGMAELANISERRIERLVNPQLNDLPPFLSPEPGLQSGAMIMQYAAASLVSENKTLAHPASVDSIPSSANQEDHVSMGTIASRHAHQIIQNARRVLAIEMICSMQAAEYRGIENMSTVTKVFYHQGRQQVPSITNDRIFSTDIENIAHWLKTNYSIKERLDVNAAL from the coding sequence ATGATTACGTTAACAGGACACACATTGACAGTTGAAGAAATGAAGAGGTTGTTACTTGAAGGTGAAGGTGTAACAGCTTGCCCAACTAGTATGCAAAAGGTAGCAGAGTGCCGCGAAGTAGTTGAGAAAATCGTAGAAGACGGAAAAGTCGTTTACGGTATTACAACTGGATTTGGAAAGTTTAGTGATGTGCTTATTCAAAAAGATGATGTAAAGGCACTTCAGCATAATTTAATTCAGTCACATGCGTGCGGAATAGGCGATCCATTCCCGGAAGAAGTATCACGCGGGATGTTAATTTTACGAGCTAATACGATGTTAAAAGGAGTATCGGGTGTTAGACCACTTGTTGTAAACATGCTTCTTGAGTTTGTAAATCGTAAAATTCATCCAGTCGTTCCGCAACAAGGATCACTAGGAGCGAGCGGTGATTTAGCACCTTTATCTCATCTTGCTCTCGTTTTATTAGGGGAAGGTGAAGTGTTCTACAAAGGAAAACGAGTTCATGCGATGGTCGCTCTTACAGAAGAGGGACTTGAACCTATTGAACTTGAAGCAAAAGAAGGTCTTGCGTTAATCAATGGTACACAGGCGATGACAGCGCAAGGAGTTCTTTCTTATATAGAAGCTGAAGCAACGGCTTATCAATCTGAATTAATCGCTTCTATGACAATTGAGGGATTGCGCGGCATTATTGATGCATTTGATGAAAATGTTCATAAAGCGCGTGGTTATAAAGAGCAAGTAGAAGTAGCCAGCAGAATTCGTGACATTCTTCATGATAGTAAACTTATTACAAAGCAAGGAGAACTTCGGGTACAAGATGCATATTCACTTCGTTGTATCCCGCAAGTGCACGGTGCTTCTTGGCAAGTTTTAAATTATGTGAAAGAAAAATTAGAAATTGAAATGAATGCAGCAACAGATAATCCACTTATTTTTGATGGTGGGGAAAAAGTAATTTCAGGTGGTAATTTCCACGGACAACCGATTGCATTTGCAATGGACTTCTTAAAAGTAGGAATGGCGGAGCTTGCAAATATTTCAGAGCGTCGTATTGAACGCTTAGTAAATCCGCAATTAAATGACTTACCACCATTTTTAAGTCCAGAACCAGGACTTCAATCAGGTGCCATGATTATGCAATATGCAGCAGCGTCACTCGTTTCTGAAAATAAAACGTTAGCACATCCGGCGAGTGTAGATTCAATTCCGTCGTCAGCTAACCAAGAAGATCACGTAAGTATGGGAACAATCGCTTCACGTCATGCGCATCAAATTATTCAAAATGCAAGACGCGTTCTGGCAATTGAGATGATCTGTTCGATGCAAGCAGCAGAATATCGCGGGATTGAAAACATGAGTACAGTGACGAAGGTCTTCTATCATCAAGGTCGTCAGCAAGTGCCTTCTATTACAAATGACCGTATATTCTCAACGGATATCGAAAATATCGCGCATTGGTTAAAAACGAATTATTCGATAAAAGAAAGATTGGATGTAAATGCAGCACTATAA
- the hutP gene encoding hut operon transcriptional regulator HutP, giving the protein MLLQGTHRIGRMAMLLALADENESPVLSIPKGWKYCTGKVGSMNSQKVVAAMETAAKSNRVIETDVYRETHALYHAIMEALYGVTRGQIQLADVLRTVGLRFAIVRGTPYDGKKEGEWVAVALYGTIGAPVKGSEHEAIGLGINHI; this is encoded by the coding sequence ATGCTTCTTCAAGGAACACATCGAATTGGTCGTATGGCTATGCTGTTGGCACTTGCGGATGAGAATGAAAGTCCCGTATTATCTATTCCAAAAGGCTGGAAATATTGTACTGGGAAAGTTGGTTCTATGAATTCGCAAAAAGTAGTAGCAGCAATGGAAACAGCGGCTAAGAGCAACCGAGTTATTGAAACAGATGTTTACAGAGAAACACATGCACTTTATCATGCAATTATGGAAGCTTTGTACGGAGTGACGAGAGGTCAAATTCAGTTAGCAGACGTTCTTCGTACAGTAGGACTTCGCTTTGCGATTGTGCGCGGTACACCATACGACGGAAAAAAAGAAGGCGAATGGGTTGCTGTTGCACTTTATGGAACGATTGGTGCACCTGTAAAAGGATCTGAGCATGAGGCGATTGGTTTAGGAATTAATCACATATGA
- a CDS encoding class I SAM-dependent methyltransferase yields MAKRKDIHFRIEEKLLERFESALHYEGLNKTDVLTHAVQQFCTKVECEKMNDVKRQYNVSDHLQTRIDTHKHYEEKQVNVDEVVIEHLQLQGEEKILEVGCANGKFLSLLQTNGHKGYLTGFDQSDTMLSEAAITNNMIEWKLGDASKLPFEANCYDWVIARHMLYHMKDVEKTIQGFHKIIRPGGALLATTNSKVSLPRMDEMCNKMLVAFDLPKTSPSASPFCLENGKELLQSVFPTVEETIIHNALVFHHATPIVNYISSMFPSLNIPDNIYLHTEMKEWLKEEIESELSLHNGIWRDPKTLAIYRCKKEKS; encoded by the coding sequence GTGGCAAAGCGAAAAGATATTCATTTTCGAATTGAAGAGAAATTACTTGAAAGATTTGAATCGGCACTCCATTACGAAGGTTTAAATAAAACAGACGTATTAACACATGCGGTCCAGCAATTTTGCACAAAGGTGGAATGTGAAAAAATGAATGATGTAAAACGCCAATACAACGTTAGTGACCATTTACAAACACGTATCGATACGCATAAACATTACGAAGAAAAACAAGTGAATGTAGATGAAGTCGTCATTGAACATTTACAACTCCAAGGGGAGGAAAAAATATTAGAGGTCGGGTGTGCTAATGGAAAATTTCTTTCCCTTTTGCAAACTAATGGTCATAAAGGATATCTAACCGGTTTTGATCAATCAGACACTATGCTTTCTGAAGCTGCTATAACGAATAATATGATTGAATGGAAACTCGGTGATGCTAGTAAACTTCCTTTCGAAGCTAATTGTTATGATTGGGTAATCGCAAGGCATATGTTATACCACATGAAAGATGTCGAAAAAACTATTCAAGGATTCCATAAGATAATTCGTCCTGGCGGCGCACTATTAGCTACAACAAATTCTAAAGTTTCATTACCTCGTATGGATGAAATGTGTAACAAAATGTTAGTCGCATTTGATTTACCTAAAACATCACCGTCAGCATCTCCATTTTGTTTAGAAAATGGAAAAGAACTATTACAATCTGTTTTTCCAACTGTTGAAGAAACAATTATTCATAATGCACTCGTTTTCCATCATGCTACTCCGATTGTAAACTATATTTCTAGCATGTTTCCGTCACTAAATATACCTGATAATATATATCTTCACACCGAAATGAAGGAATGGCTAAAAGAAGAGATAGAAAGTGAATTATCACTTCACAACGGTATATGGCGCGATCCGAAAACGTTAGCGATTTATCGATGTAAAAAAGAAAAAAGCTAG
- a CDS encoding DJ-1/PfpI family protein, with the protein MKKILLFLYPTFAEFEITVATAMLKNEYEIITVGVTKETVISETGLRVQPHIELNETCVEEYEGIIIPGGDAIHMKEAELLFLVIRQFSEKEKLVAAICAGPYALARAGLFKEISYTVTIDYQKLDCFPVENFVYEEVVQQSHIITAQGHAFVPFGIAIASYFGVANEHNINFYSGKGNVVMEKLLPENV; encoded by the coding sequence ATGAAAAAGATACTTTTATTCTTATACCCAACATTTGCAGAGTTTGAAATTACGGTAGCAACGGCAATGTTGAAAAATGAATATGAAATCATTACAGTCGGAGTGACGAAGGAAACTGTTATAAGTGAAACTGGCTTGCGAGTACAGCCGCACATAGAATTAAATGAAACTTGTGTAGAAGAATATGAAGGAATTATTATTCCGGGTGGAGATGCAATACATATGAAGGAGGCAGAATTACTCTTCTTAGTTATTCGTCAATTTTCTGAGAAAGAAAAATTAGTGGCAGCGATTTGTGCTGGACCGTATGCGTTAGCAAGAGCAGGTTTATTCAAAGAAATTTCTTATACAGTGACCATAGATTATCAAAAATTAGATTGTTTTCCAGTAGAAAACTTTGTGTATGAAGAAGTTGTACAGCAATCACATATTATTACGGCGCAAGGACATGCATTTGTGCCATTTGGAATAGCAATTGCTTCTTATTTTGGAGTAGCGAACGAACATAATATAAATTTTTATAGTGGTAAGGGTAATGTGGTAATGGAGAAGCTTTTACCTGAAAACGTGTAA
- a CDS encoding AAA family ATPase produces the protein MIGMTYIVSLQGPMASGKTTLAKRLEKRGHSIIYENPYPIVEKRKELNLDIYTKDGFITNQKMFIEAKIKEFQNVKESIVIFDRGPEDIEFYTIFYPKLIGEDWDIETGLQEELYKLRECRSNAIFYLDVSKENVYNRKNNDITRNRSTFEEQYKLVETEKEWYKQFPVTYVDTNTLSVNELEIYFMEWLRGKGI, from the coding sequence ATGATCGGTATGACTTATATAGTTTCACTTCAAGGACCGATGGCAAGTGGGAAAACGACATTAGCAAAAAGATTAGAGAAGAGAGGACATTCGATTATATATGAAAACCCTTATCCAATTGTAGAAAAGCGGAAAGAATTAAATTTGGATATTTACACAAAAGACGGGTTTATTACAAATCAAAAAATGTTTATTGAAGCAAAAATAAAAGAGTTTCAAAATGTAAAGGAATCGATTGTTATTTTTGATCGTGGACCAGAAGATATTGAATTTTATACAATTTTTTATCCGAAACTTATTGGAGAAGATTGGGATATAGAAACAGGATTGCAAGAAGAACTATATAAATTAAGAGAGTGCCGTTCGAATGCAATTTTTTATTTAGATGTTTCGAAAGAGAATGTATATAACAGAAAAAATAATGATATCACAAGAAATCGAAGTACATTTGAAGAGCAATATAAATTAGTAGAAACTGAAAAAGAATGGTATAAACAATTTCCTGTAACTTATGTGGACACAAATACATTATCAGTGAACGAATTAGAAATATATTTTATGGAATGGTTAAGGGGGAAAGGAATATGA
- a CDS encoding DUF2621 domain-containing protein — MLEGWFSWFIVLWTVILLGLMSIGGYFMFRKFLKRLPKEDGMSILDWEAHYINKTRHLWADEQKQLLEELVSPVPELFRDVAKSKIAGKIGELALQENASQITQDLIIKGYIIATPKRDHKFLVKKLQEKEIDYSNYKTLLAK; from the coding sequence TTGCTCGAAGGATGGTTCAGTTGGTTCATTGTATTATGGACTGTCATTTTATTAGGGCTTATGTCTATCGGTGGATACTTTATGTTTAGAAAATTTTTGAAACGATTACCAAAAGAAGACGGTATGTCTATTTTAGATTGGGAAGCACACTACATAAATAAAACGAGACATTTATGGGCTGACGAGCAAAAACAATTGTTAGAAGAGCTCGTAAGTCCTGTTCCAGAACTATTTCGCGATGTTGCTAAATCAAAAATTGCTGGTAAAATTGGAGAACTCGCCTTACAAGAAAATGCCTCTCAAATTACACAAGATTTAATTATTAAAGGATATATCATTGCCACACCAAAACGTGATCATAAATTTTTAGTTAAAAAATTGCAAGAAAAAGAGATTGATTATTCGAATTATAAAACTTTACTTGCAAAATAA
- a CDS encoding CcdC family protein, which translates to MNIVLLSSIVAVCMAVGAMFIRLKAAKKPATLKKIILPPFFMSTGALMYVFPEFRLTPAEMLEAIGVGLIFSIFLIKTSKFEIRGQEIYLKRSKAFVFILIGLLVVRIVFKTYLSQSLDLGQLSGMFFLLAFAMIVSWRIAMYRSFTKLQKEMEKEDGFYNEKDMKLT; encoded by the coding sequence ATGAACATAGTTCTTTTATCAAGTATCGTTGCTGTTTGTATGGCTGTCGGTGCGATGTTTATTCGTTTAAAAGCAGCTAAGAAACCTGCAACATTGAAAAAAATTATACTTCCGCCATTTTTTATGAGTACGGGAGCATTGATGTATGTTTTTCCTGAATTTCGATTAACTCCAGCAGAAATGTTAGAAGCAATTGGTGTTGGTTTGATTTTCTCTATTTTTCTTATTAAAACATCTAAATTTGAAATTAGAGGACAAGAGATTTACTTGAAGCGTTCAAAAGCATTTGTTTTTATATTAATTGGATTACTGGTAGTGCGGATTGTATTTAAAACATACTTAAGTCAATCTCTTGATTTAGGACAACTTAGCGGCATGTTCTTCTTACTTGCGTTTGCGATGATTGTATCCTGGAGAATTGCGATGTACCGTTCCTTTACGAAATTACAGAAGGAAATGGAAAAAGAAGACGGTTTTTATAATGAAAAAGATATGAAACTAACTTAA
- the ccdA gene encoding cytochrome c-type biogenesis protein CcdA: MQDISIFLAFGAGFLSFISPCCLPLYPAFLSYITGMSVSELKEENAMLRKRSMIHTAFFLLGFSIIFIAIGFGTSFIGGIFTDYKDLIRQLGGIFIIVFGLIIVGVFKPKFLMQDRKFTFKNRPSGYFGSVLIGLAFAAGWTPCTGPILVSVIGLAATNPESAMIYMIAYILGFAIPFFILSFFITKMSWIKRNSMAFMKVGGYIMIVMGIFLYFNWMTKIIVYFSSLFGGFTGF; the protein is encoded by the coding sequence ATGCAAGATATTAGTATTTTTTTAGCGTTTGGCGCTGGATTTTTATCATTTATTTCCCCATGTTGCTTACCGCTTTACCCTGCATTTTTATCATACATAACAGGTATGTCGGTTTCTGAATTGAAAGAAGAAAATGCAATGCTTCGTAAAAGAAGTATGATACATACAGCGTTTTTCTTACTTGGTTTTTCAATTATTTTTATTGCAATTGGATTTGGTACAAGTTTTATCGGAGGAATCTTTACGGATTATAAAGATTTAATTAGACAGTTAGGTGGTATATTTATCATCGTGTTCGGTTTAATTATTGTTGGTGTGTTTAAGCCGAAGTTTTTAATGCAAGACCGTAAATTTACATTTAAAAATCGTCCGAGTGGTTATTTTGGATCAGTACTAATTGGATTGGCGTTTGCCGCAGGATGGACGCCTTGTACTGGGCCTATTTTAGTGTCAGTAATTGGATTAGCAGCAACGAATCCAGAATCGGCAATGATTTATATGATTGCATACATACTTGGATTTGCTATCCCATTTTTCATTCTTTCATTTTTCATTACGAAAATGTCTTGGATTAAAAGAAATAGTATGGCGTTCATGAAAGTCGGAGGATACATTATGATTGTTATGGGTATCTTCTTATACTTTAATTGGATGACGAAAATTATCGTATATTTCTCAAGTTTATTTGGTGGTTTTACCGGTTTTTAG
- a CDS encoding DMT family transporter, giving the protein MLRYSLLVLLGACSYGILAIFVKLAYAEGFSLGEVIGSQYLFGWIILLTITLLFSRHRVPLKQALILFVAGTSASFTGIFYYASLKTVPASIAIILLFQFVWVGIIIEAVATKTLPSREKVISVIFLLVGTFLSSGLLEKSAGAFDTTGIILGLLSAVTFATYIFVSGKVAVEVPSLPRGVLLMAGALTLVMLVFPPTFIMNGAISQGLWKYGLGLGIFSIVIPSIAFTIGIPKIGSGLATILGAAELPVTTIMSVFVLKEAVLSSQWFGVSLILIGIAIPQIAYAMRGRYKKQHTHKKVAA; this is encoded by the coding sequence ATGCTTCGTTATTCTCTTTTAGTTTTATTAGGAGCGTGTAGTTATGGGATTTTAGCTATTTTCGTTAAACTTGCTTATGCAGAAGGATTTTCACTTGGAGAGGTAATTGGTAGCCAATATTTGTTCGGTTGGATTATTTTGCTTACTATTACACTTCTATTTTCTAGACACCGTGTTCCATTAAAACAAGCGTTAATTTTATTCGTTGCAGGAACATCGGCAAGCTTCACTGGAATTTTTTATTACGCTTCATTAAAAACTGTACCAGCTTCTATTGCAATTATACTTTTATTCCAGTTCGTTTGGGTTGGGATTATCATTGAAGCAGTCGCAACGAAAACATTACCTTCAAGAGAAAAAGTTATTTCGGTTATTTTCTTACTTGTAGGTACATTTTTATCAAGTGGTTTACTAGAAAAATCAGCAGGTGCTTTCGATACGACTGGAATCATTTTAGGTTTATTATCTGCCGTTACATTCGCAACATACATTTTCGTGAGCGGAAAAGTTGCTGTTGAAGTGCCTTCATTACCGCGCGGTGTTCTTTTAATGGCTGGTGCTTTAACTTTAGTAATGCTCGTATTCCCGCCAACATTTATTATGAACGGTGCCATTTCTCAAGGGCTTTGGAAATATGGCTTAGGATTAGGAATATTTAGTATCGTTATTCCATCTATTGCCTTTACAATTGGCATTCCAAAAATCGGTTCTGGATTAGCGACTATTCTTGGTGCAGCAGAACTACCAGTTACAACTATTATGTCTGTATTCGTTTTAAAAGAAGCTGTACTATCTTCACAATGGTTCGGTGTATCACTTATTTTGATTGGTATCGCAATCCCGCAAATTGCATACGCAATGCGTGGACGTTATAAAAAACAGCATACTCATAAAAAAGTGGC